In Blautia sp. SC05B48, a single genomic region encodes these proteins:
- a CDS encoding histidinol phosphatase: protein MRIDLHCHTKKVKTGDAYTRNVTKDKFFQKIIEARVEIVAITNHNHFDYEQYKEFKDVTAGNCDIWPGVELDILGKADQKGKRKRGHLIVIANPKNVELFNTQVQKLIKDEDVNTFQISVKKVYEVFGKCDCIYIPHFHKEPKLSDEDIQELEELLPDSSRLFKETSDYRSLGVFSNFDYSVIIGSDVQDWDKYETSKFADIRLPVQTFEQFCLLAKKDVQIIDTLLNQKRKKEIPVSPCKRVTFKLPFYEDVNIIFGQKGTGKTEILESLKKYYIENGIAMESYKGNEKDEDFSKMLKVKDVIATPEKLQLDNMRQQFIDIYNWKEELPTSFEKYISWMETKDNNKNKGRMKITECVHIEEEIRDRKLELDYKYLKEFTESTFKKIDVEKYLDEQDSTTLMLLLEKLCKNINNAKIQKWNSNKSIKLTNWSIDRIKAIADKCSDTISKPSSVGFYDFAMERFKLFENVEEICSVFSTEDKVEKEYLGNLEEKGDIYIQTRYRMLTKESRTDEFKQGITVLRNCKLLISGIKKAILEENISEEISRFQEFYDDGIKDIGAFIGISKETALEDGEIYKPSNGERGILLMQKLLDSESDVYILDEPELGMGNSYITSNILPRLTDLAKRRKTVIIATHNANIAVGTLPYISILRTHENGVYKTYVGNPFYDELKNIDDETDTKNWTQESMHTLEGGKNAFYDRKDIYESGKQSD, encoded by the coding sequence ATGAGAATTGATTTACATTGTCACACAAAAAAGGTAAAAACAGGAGATGCGTATACAAGAAATGTTACCAAAGACAAATTTTTTCAAAAGATTATTGAAGCGAGGGTTGAAATTGTTGCAATAACAAATCACAATCATTTTGATTATGAGCAGTATAAAGAATTTAAAGATGTTACAGCGGGAAATTGTGATATATGGCCGGGAGTAGAACTTGATATTTTAGGAAAAGCAGACCAAAAGGGAAAGCGTAAAAGGGGTCATTTGATAGTAATTGCTAATCCTAAAAATGTTGAGCTGTTTAATACTCAAGTACAAAAATTGATTAAAGATGAAGATGTAAATACATTTCAGATTAGTGTAAAAAAAGTGTATGAAGTCTTTGGAAAATGTGATTGTATTTATATACCACATTTTCATAAAGAACCCAAACTTTCAGATGAAGATATTCAGGAATTAGAGGAGTTATTACCCGATTCTAGTCGGTTATTTAAAGAAACATCTGATTATCGAAGTCTTGGAGTTTTTTCCAATTTTGATTATAGTGTTATTATAGGAAGTGATGTACAGGATTGGGACAAGTATGAAACTAGTAAGTTTGCGGATATAAGATTACCAGTACAAACATTTGAGCAATTTTGTTTGTTAGCGAAAAAAGATGTACAAATAATAGATACATTGCTCAATCAAAAACGGAAAAAGGAGATTCCTGTATCGCCATGTAAAAGAGTAACCTTTAAATTACCTTTTTATGAGGATGTTAATATTATTTTCGGACAAAAGGGGACGGGAAAAACTGAAATCCTTGAATCTTTGAAGAAATATTATATTGAAAATGGAATTGCAATGGAAAGTTACAAAGGCAATGAAAAAGATGAAGATTTTTCAAAAATGTTAAAAGTTAAAGATGTAATAGCTACACCTGAGAAACTTCAACTGGATAATATGAGACAACAATTTATTGATATTTATAATTGGAAAGAAGAATTGCCAACATCTTTTGAAAAATATATAAGCTGGATGGAAACAAAAGATAACAATAAAAATAAAGGGAGAATGAAAATAACAGAGTGTGTACATATAGAGGAGGAAATTCGTGACCGAAAACTTGAATTAGATTATAAATATTTGAAAGAATTCACAGAATCTACATTCAAAAAAATTGATGTAGAAAAATATTTGGATGAGCAAGATAGTACAACTTTGATGTTGCTATTGGAAAAGTTATGTAAAAATATAAATAATGCAAAAATACAAAAGTGGAACAGTAATAAGAGTATTAAACTTACAAATTGGAGCATTGATAGGATAAAAGCAATAGCGGATAAATGTTCTGATACAATATCTAAGCCTAGCAGTGTAGGGTTTTATGATTTTGCCATGGAAAGGTTTAAGTTGTTTGAAAATGTAGAAGAAATATGTAGTGTATTTTCTACTGAGGATAAGGTTGAAAAAGAATACTTAGGAAATCTCGAAGAAAAAGGTGATATATACATTCAAACACGATATAGAATGTTAACAAAAGAATCACGTACAGATGAATTTAAACAGGGAATAACAGTCTTAAGAAATTGTAAACTTTTAATAAGTGGGATAAAAAAAGCTATCCTAGAGGAGAATATATCAGAAGAAATATCAAGGTTTCAAGAGTTCTATGATGATGGAATTAAAGATATAGGAGCTTTTATAGGAATATCTAAAGAAACAGCATTAGAAGATGGAGAAATTTACAAACCGTCTAATGGAGAACGGGGAATACTGCTGATGCAAAAATTATTGGATTCGGAAAGCGATGTATATATTTTGGATGAACCGGAGTTAGGAATGGGAAATTCATATATAACATCTAATATACTTCCGAGATTAACTGATCTTGCAAAACGGAGAAAAACAGTAATTATAGCAACACATAATGCTAATATTGCAGTTGGTACACTTCCGTATATCAGTATACTAAGAACTCATGAGAATGGAGTATATAAAACATATGTTGGCAATCCATTTTATGATGAACTTAAAAATATAGATGATGAAACAGACACTAAAAACTGGACTCAAGAAAGTATGCATACTCTTGAGGGTGGTAAAAATGCATTTTATGATAGAAAGGATATTTATGAATCAGGAAAGCAAAGTGATTAA
- a CDS encoding DEAD/DEAH box helicase family protein has translation MVTNFDYLKNESKFSAFANVAISAEKIILADPDASILNSRRAMEFAVKWLYSVENSLQIPYQDNLHTLMNTEEFRQLVGPDLWKRMDYIRRCGNSVAHSNKKPGRDAAMLCLENLSIFLDYVAYCYGEQYHEHPFDKSIIDDRIEKAKASRETARKTKETLLKEQEKTAQQELDLQKLMAENTFLREELSARHEKQQQTYVPKPLDLSEYETRKLYIDSMLIDAGWTQGKDWLNEMTVTGMPNKSGIGRIDYILYDDTGKPLAIIEAKRTCKDVAEGRQQAKLYADLLEKKYERRPVIFLTNGFETRIIDGQYPERKCSVIYSKRDLEKWFNLLSMRTSLQDISVDKKIAGRYYQEAAIKAVCQSFDEKNRRKALLVMATGSGKTRTVMALCKVLVDAGWVKNILFLADRNSLVTQAKRNFVNWMQDFSCTNLVEEKNNYMSRCVFSTYQTMINCIDVINDKEGKVFTCGHFDLIICDEAHRSIYNKYKDIFTYFDALLVGLTATPKDEIDKNTYEVFELANGDPTYGYDLAQAVKDGYLVDYLSVESRVKFIDQGIVYDELSEADKEIYENTFEDENGKLPEAINSAALNTWIFNEDTIKKVLHVLMRDGIKIEYGQKIGKTIIFAKNHDHAEKILEIFNKEYPHLKNYAMVIDNRMKYAQSAIDEFSDPKKLPQIAISVDMLDTGIDVPEVLNLVFFKKVMSKAKFWQMIGRGTRLCPGLLDGEDKKKFYIFDFCGNFEFFRMNKGKASANLMALQSAVFNLQFEISYKLQDIKYQTDKLTAYRTALVKHMTEKVKELPRDSFTVRQHLKYVELYSEESNYQMLTYEDTLLVREEVAPLILPESDEVTAVRFDALMYGIELASLVGKKYTSARKDLLKKVSGIAGVANIPEIQAQAGLIDQILHTDYMENAGINEFENIRENLRDLMKYIPDKSRNKYMTNFTDEILSTEWKEAELENDDLKNYKARVEYYVRQHQDDHVISKLKKNQPLTEKDVDELEKILWSELGTKEDYEAEFGRKPLGEFIREMVGLDMNAAKEAFSKYLEDVSLDSRQIYFVNQIIEYIVHNGMMKDLSVLLESPFTDRGSISEIFTDMSVWLGIKKVIDTINGNAAA, from the coding sequence ATGGTAACAAACTTTGATTATTTAAAAAATGAATCAAAATTCTCTGCATTTGCGAATGTTGCCATCTCTGCAGAGAAAATTATATTAGCAGATCCGGATGCGAGTATTCTTAACAGCCGGCGGGCTATGGAATTTGCTGTGAAATGGTTGTATTCTGTGGAGAACAGTTTGCAGATTCCGTACCAGGATAACCTTCACACTTTGATGAATACAGAGGAATTCAGACAGTTAGTGGGACCGGATCTTTGGAAACGGATGGATTATATCCGCAGATGTGGAAACAGTGTGGCACATAGCAATAAAAAACCTGGCAGAGATGCAGCGATGCTCTGCCTTGAAAATCTGTCAATTTTTTTAGATTACGTTGCATATTGTTATGGAGAACAGTATCATGAGCATCCATTTGACAAGTCGATTATTGATGACAGAATTGAGAAGGCAAAGGCATCCAGGGAAACAGCCAGAAAAACAAAGGAAACACTTCTGAAAGAACAGGAAAAAACTGCCCAGCAGGAACTGGATCTACAAAAACTAATGGCAGAAAATACTTTTCTCAGGGAAGAACTGTCCGCACGTCATGAGAAACAGCAGCAGACATATGTTCCGAAACCTCTGGATCTGTCTGAATATGAAACCAGAAAACTTTACATAGATTCTATGCTCATTGATGCAGGATGGACACAGGGAAAAGACTGGTTAAATGAGATGACCGTGACAGGAATGCCGAATAAATCAGGAATTGGACGTATTGATTATATTCTCTATGATGATACAGGGAAACCTCTGGCAATTATTGAAGCAAAACGTACCTGTAAAGACGTTGCCGAGGGCAGGCAGCAGGCGAAACTTTACGCAGATCTGCTGGAAAAGAAATATGAACGACGCCCGGTAATTTTCCTTACCAATGGTTTTGAAACCCGGATCATAGACGGACAATATCCGGAAAGAAAATGTTCGGTTATTTATTCCAAACGGGATCTGGAGAAATGGTTTAATCTTTTGAGTATGCGGACAAGCCTGCAGGATATTTCTGTAGATAAAAAAATTGCAGGACGCTATTATCAGGAAGCCGCGATAAAAGCAGTATGCCAGAGTTTTGATGAAAAGAATCGGAGAAAAGCACTGCTGGTTATGGCCACAGGTTCCGGAAAAACCAGAACAGTAATGGCTTTGTGCAAGGTACTGGTTGATGCGGGCTGGGTAAAGAATATCCTTTTTCTGGCGGACAGAAATTCACTGGTAACGCAGGCGAAAAGAAATTTTGTAAACTGGATGCAGGATTTTTCCTGTACAAATCTGGTTGAAGAAAAGAATAATTATATGTCACGATGTGTTTTCTCCACATATCAGACCATGATAAATTGTATTGATGTGATAAATGATAAAGAAGGAAAAGTTTTTACCTGTGGTCATTTTGATCTGATCATTTGTGATGAAGCGCACAGATCTATTTATAATAAGTATAAAGATATTTTTACATATTTTGATGCACTGCTTGTAGGACTTACTGCAACACCGAAAGATGAGATTGACAAAAATACATATGAAGTATTTGAACTGGCAAACGGAGATCCTACTTATGGATATGATCTGGCGCAGGCGGTTAAGGATGGATATCTGGTTGATTATCTGTCAGTAGAATCCAGGGTGAAATTTATTGATCAGGGAATTGTATATGATGAACTTTCAGAAGCAGATAAAGAAATCTATGAAAATACTTTTGAAGACGAAAATGGAAAGCTTCCGGAAGCGATAAATTCGGCTGCATTGAATACCTGGATTTTTAACGAAGATACAATTAAAAAAGTTCTTCATGTCCTGATGAGAGATGGAATTAAAATTGAATATGGACAGAAGATTGGAAAAACAATTATTTTTGCGAAAAATCATGATCATGCAGAAAAAATCCTTGAGATTTTTAATAAGGAATATCCGCATTTAAAGAATTATGCCATGGTGATCGATAACAGAATGAAATATGCACAGAGTGCAATTGATGAGTTTTCAGATCCGAAAAAACTACCGCAGATCGCAATTTCTGTAGATATGTTAGATACTGGAATTGATGTACCTGAAGTTCTTAATCTTGTATTCTTTAAGAAAGTCATGAGTAAAGCAAAATTCTGGCAGATGATCGGACGAGGAACAAGACTATGCCCGGGATTGCTGGATGGGGAAGATAAGAAAAAGTTTTACATTTTTGATTTCTGTGGGAATTTTGAGTTTTTCCGAATGAATAAGGGAAAAGCAAGTGCAAATCTGATGGCGTTGCAAAGTGCGGTTTTTAATCTTCAGTTTGAGATTTCGTACAAGCTTCAGGATATTAAATATCAGACAGATAAATTAACTGCGTACAGGACTGCGCTTGTAAAGCACATGACTGAAAAAGTAAAAGAGCTCCCAAGAGATAGTTTTACAGTTCGCCAACATTTGAAATATGTAGAATTATATTCAGAAGAGTCGAACTATCAGATGCTTACTTATGAAGATACTTTACTTGTAAGGGAAGAAGTTGCACCCTTGATTTTGCCTGAAAGTGATGAAGTAACAGCAGTACGTTTTGATGCACTTATGTATGGAATAGAACTTGCATCTCTGGTTGGAAAGAAATATACAAGTGCACGAAAAGATCTTTTAAAAAAGGTTTCCGGAATTGCCGGTGTGGCAAATATACCGGAGATTCAGGCACAAGCAGGGCTGATCGATCAGATTTTGCATACAGATTATATGGAAAATGCAGGAATCAATGAATTTGAAAATATCAGGGAAAATCTTAGAGATCTTATGAAGTATATTCCGGATAAGAGTAGGAATAAATATATGACCAATTTTACAGACGAAATTCTTTCAACGGAATGGAAAGAAGCAGAATTGGAAAACGATGATCTGAAAAACTATAAGGCACGGGTAGAATATTATGTCCGGCAGCATCAGGATGACCATGTGATATCAAAGTTGAAAAAGAATCAGCCACTTACAGAAAAAGATGTAGATGAACTGGAAAAAATTCTCTGGAGCGAGCTTGGTACAAAAGAGGATTATGAAGCAGAATTTGGCAGAAAGCCATTGGGAGAATTTATCAGAGAAATGGTAGGTCTTGATATGAATGCAGCCAAGGAAGCTTTTTCAAAGTATCTTGAGGATGTAAGTCTGGACAGCAGGCAGATTTATTTTGTAAATCAGAT